In Bubalus kerabau isolate K-KA32 ecotype Philippines breed swamp buffalo chromosome 4, PCC_UOA_SB_1v2, whole genome shotgun sequence, one DNA window encodes the following:
- the PLIN2 gene encoding perilipin-2 isoform X1, with translation MASVTVEPQLSVVTRVANLPLVSSTYDLVSSAYISTKDQYPYLKSLCEMAEKGMKTITSVAVTSALPIIQKLEPQIAVANTYACKGLDRIEEKLPILNQPTNQVVANAKGAMTGAKDAVATTVTGAKDSVASTITGVVDRTKGAVTGSVEKTKSMVSGSINTVLGSRVMQLMSSGVENALTKSELLVDQYLPLTKDELEKEAKKVEGFDMVQKPSYYVRLGSLSTKLRSRAYQQALCRVEEAKQKGQETISQLHSAVNLIELARKNVHNANQKIQDAQDKLYLSWLEWKRSIGYDDTDESHCAEHIESRTLAIARNLTQQLQTTCHTLLSSIQGLPQNIQDRANHLGVMAGDIYSVFRNAASFKEVSDGLLASSKGQLQKMKESLDDVMDYLVNNTPLNWLVGPFYPQVTESESAQAPGTARRPGRWSRKHPKPVPVSNAEGSQPDDRSS, from the exons ATGGCATCTGTTACAGTTGAACCACAACTG AGTGTGGTGACCAGGGTGGCCAACCTCCCCTTGGTGAGCTCCACGTATGATCTGGTCTCCTCGGCTTACATCAGTACAAAGGATCAGTATCCTTACTTGAAGTCTCTGTGTGAGATGGCAGAGAAGGGCATGAAGACCATCACTTCTGTGGCTGTGACCAGTGCGCTGCCAATCATCCAAAAGTTAGAGCCACAAA TTGCTGTTGCCAATACCTATGCCTGTAAGGGGCTAGACAGGATTGAGGAGAAGCTGCCTATTCTGAATCAGCCAACAAACCAG gTTGTGGCCAATGCCAAAGGGGCTATGACTGGGGCAAAAGATGCTGTGGCGACTACTGTGACCGGGGCCAAGGATTCTGTGGCCAGCACAATCACTGGGGTGGTGGACAGGACCAAGGGAGCTGTGACTGGTAGTGTGGAGAAGACCAAGTCCATGGTCAGTGGCAGCATTAACACAGTCCTAGGAAGTCGGGTGATGCAGCTGATGAGCAGTGGAGTAGAAAATGCACTCACCAAATCAGAGCTGCTGGTAGACCAGTACCTCCCTCTTACCAAGGATGAACTAG AAAAAGAAGCCAAAAAAGTGGAAGGATTCGATATGGTTCAGAAGCCGAGTTACTATGTTAGACTGGGATCTCTGTCCACCAAGCTGCGCTCACGGGCCTACCAGCAGGCCCTTTGCAGGGTTGAAGAAGCTAAGCAAAAAGGCCAGGAGACCATTTCTCAGCTCCATTCCGCCGTCAACCTG ATTGAACTTGCCAGGAAGAATGTGCATAATGCCAACCAGAAAATTCAGGATGCTCAGGATAAGCTCTATCTGTCCTGGCTGGAGTGGAAGAGAAGCATTGGCTACGATGATACAGATGAATCCCACTGTGCTGAG CACATTGAGTCACGTACTCTTGCTATTGCCCGGAACCTGACTCAGCAGCTCCAGACCACGTGCCACACCCTCCTGTCCAGCATCCAGGGGTTACCACAGAACATTCAAGATCGGGCCAACCACTTGGGGGTGATGGCTGGTGACATCTACTCAGTGTTTCGCAATGCTGCCTCCTTTAAAGAAGTGTCTGATGGCCTCCTCGCTTCCAGCAAGGGGCAGCTGCAGAAAATGAAGGAGTCTTTAGATGATGTGATGGATTATCTTGTTAACAACACACCCCTCAACTGGCTGGTAGGTCCCTTTTATCCCCAGGTGACCGAGTCTGAGAGTGCTCAGGCCCCAGGTACAGCCAGGAGGCCTGGCAGGTGGAGTAGAAAACACCCTAAACCCGTCCCTGTCAGCAATGCAGAGGGCAGCCAGCCAGATGACAGGTCCTCTTGA